One Sporosarcina sp. FSL W8-0480 genomic window, CACACGAAAAACGTGACCTTCTCTTCCTCTACTTCCTTCACAGTCTCGACTTCCTTATCTGGAAAACAGACTCTCGGGAACAATGAACACCACCAGTTATCCCCACGACCGCTGCCGATCGTTAAGATGTAGGCATCATACGGGGCTTGCGGAGTGATGAATAGACCTGAACGCTTCGGAGGAAACAGGGCTGCCTTCCTTTCAAGCGTCACTTCTTGGCCACCTGCGATTCTGCTCGCGATGTGGATAATTGACTCTTCAATTGCTTCCAAGTTATCCACAATCTCCGTTTTCGACGCTGATTGAGAGATGGCTTTGTGGATAAGCGGTTCGATTTCTTGTTGGATTGCCAACTTCAATTGTTGGTCATTAGGTGTATTTGAATTTGCAAGGATGCGGAATCTAAATGATTCCTCTTGCTCGACTTTACCTGTGAATAACATTAATGCGGACTGAATAACGAATAGCACTAAAATGAACTCGAGAACAAGCATAAGCTTTCCAGTCCGTCTTGTAGATTGCAATGTATAGTTATTAATTTCATAGTCTTGTAACATATCGATCCCCTCCTGACCTCATTGTTGCCAGGGTCGGAGGGGTTTATTCACCAATCTCGCAAAATATCATTCGATCTTTCCCATTTAGATCTTTCCTTACAGAAACCCTTGCTTTCGGAAATGATTTTTGGAATAAACTACTCACCGCTTTCCCTTGCAGATAGCCGATTTCTACGGCGATCAAAGCGGGTTTATTCATAAGTGGAGGCAGGCTTTTTGCAAGTTTTTTATAGAAGTAAAGGCCGTCATCATCTGCAAAAAGCGCAGTATGAGGTTCGAAATCAAGCACGGTCCGAGACATCTCTTTCGACTCTTCCAAAGTGATATATGGAGGATTCGACACGACGACATCCCATTTTTCTTGCGCAATCGGTTCGGTCATATTGCCGAGTCGGAATTCAATTTCAACTTCGTTGTGCTCAGCATTGCGCTTTGCGACTTCGATTGCCGGCTCACTGATGTCGGTTGCTACGACGAACGCATCCGGCCATTCTTTTTTGATGGCAATCGCGATAGCGCCACTCCCGGTACCGATATCTGCCACACGTCCATCTTCAGGGAAGAGTTCGCGGCATCGTTCAAGTACGCCGAAAACGAGCTCCTCCGTTTCGGGTCTTGGGATGAGCACGTTTTTATTGACCTCGATCGATAGTCCGTAGAATTGTTCTGTGCCGATAATATGCTGGACGGGCTTGCCTTTTAGTAATTGTTCGGTTTTATTCCAGAAATCGGTCTTCTGTTCGGGTGTCAACGATTCGCGTAAATCAGCAAGTAATGTCGCACCCGATTTTCCGGTTACATGCTCCATCAATAGATGTACGGCGTGTGAATCGAGATCTTTCGACTCAAGAAGTGACTTCGCCTTGTTTAATGCTTCGTGGATTTTTTCAGTCATCGGAATCCAAGCTTTCTAATCTTCTTGCCTGATCTTCAAGGATGAGTGCATCGATCACTTCATCCAACTTCCCTTCGATGATTTGGTCGAGTTTTTGGATTGTCAGGCCGATTCTGTGATCTGTCACCCGGTTTTGCGGGAAGTTGTAAGTACGGATCCGCTCCGAACGGTCGCCTGTCCCTACTGCCGATTTCCGCTTTTCGTCGTATTCGGCTTGTGCTTCTTGCATGAATTTATCGTAGATGCGGGCGCGCAAGACTTTCATCGCCTTCTCTTTGTTTTTGATTTGCGATTTTTCATCCTGGCATGAAACAGTGATGCCTGTCGGTAAATGTGTGAGGCGGACAGCGGACATTGTCGTGTTGACGGATTGTCCGCCGGGGCCTGATGATGCGAATGTATCCGTTCGGATGTCCTTTTCGTGGATGTCGATTTCGACCTCTTCTGCTTCGGGAAGGACAGCAACAGTAGATGTCGATGTATGGATACGGCCACCAGATTCGGTTTCAGGCACACGTTGCACGCGATGCGCCCCGTTTTCGAATTTCAATTTTGAATAAGCGCCATGGCCGTTGATCATGAAAATGATTTCCTTGAATCCGCCAAGCTCTGTTGGCGAGGAGTCCATCACTTCCACTTTCCAATGGTTCATCTCGGCGAAACGGCTGTACATTCTGTATAGGTTGCCCGCAAACAGTGCAGCCTCGTCTCCGCCCGCAGCACCACGGATTTCCATGATGACGTTCTTGTCGTCATTCGGGTCTTTCGGGACTAATAGGAGCTTCAGCTTCCCTTCGAGTTCTTCTATTTGATCGCTCAATTCGGCGATTTCCATTTTGACGAGCTCTTTCATTTCATCATCGAGTGGATCCTCTAACATTTGTTTTGCATTATTGTATTCTGTTGTCGCGTTTTTGTACTCGCGGTATGCGTCGACTGTATCTTGCAGGTCGGATTGTTCCTTGGAGTAGGTCCGTAATTTGGTCATGTCACTTACGATATCCGGATCGCTGAGCAATTCATTCAGCCGGTCATATCGATCTTCAACAGCTTGCAGCCTTTCGAACATAGTTTGTACACCTCTTATTTTTCAAGTCTTTTCGTATGTTTATTGTACGGGAAAAAGGCTTTGAAATACAGTAAAAAACTGGTGCAAACAAAAAGCGTAAGGTGCCCGCCCCGATTGGATGACAGGCACCTCATTTATTTCAAATCAAATGGGGTGAATCGGTCTTTGTATTTTTTAGCTGTTCTAAGTTCGATTGTTAGTGCACCGTTTCCGTAGATTGCTTTGATGAGTATCGGGGCGTCGGTTGTGTTTTGGAATCTGAAATCCAGTCCCCCGTAGGATACTGTTGCGTCCCGTCCTTTTGGCACATATCCAATTTCACGTGAATGATGATGACGCTCGAGGATTTTGAGGGAGACTTGGTCGAGTGCATTAAATAATGTGGAGGATGTCTGGCAAACTCCTCCCCCGATTCCCATGACGAGTTCGCCGCTGATGATTTCAGGTGCGGGTTGGTAGCCGCTCACTTCGTCACGTGGTCCGACAACGGTATTGAATGAAAAATGGTCACCGCTTCCGACGATTGTATTGTTGATGGATTTCGCGGAGAGTTCTATATTTTTATTCCGATTCGGATCCGCTTTAAAATAAGTCGTATAGGAAGCGATTGTAACTTCGTTCAAATGAGGGATGTCTGCTTGATCGTACCCAGTTTCCGTCACTGTGATCGGGAGTACAACTTTGCCTCCGACTGCGGAAGCCGCCATGATCCGCTCGACCAACTCTTTTTCATCAAGAAGGATTAACGGGCTTCCTTTTATGACATTGCCCTGTTCATCCAATCTATCAAGGTTCATCCGCCTGTCATATCCGGGGTTTTCCCGGGTTCCCCTCGCAAGGGTTTTTGCAAGCTTTTCAATATCTTTTTTGTATGTTTCTTTATCCAATTCATATCCTTGTTCATATGGGGCAATCGTATGGATGACTTCAGAAGTGTTCGGGTCGATTAACGCTACATTGCCCGGTTCTCTTTCAAATGTGTAGCTGTATATCTTTTTCGGCTCTGGCATTTCGGCTGATGCAATAGGTGATTCTTCGGTGACGTTTTTTTGACAGCCTGTTAGGCCAATTGAAAAGAGAAGAATAAATGCAGTTATCCACTTTTTCAAAGCTATCTCCCGCCTTTCACATTGAATAATCTATTCAAGGCTTTGGATTAGTGTGTTGGTTTTGAGTGGAATTATGAATAAAATTAAAAAGACAACATGGTTTGTCCATGTTGTCCTGTGCATTTTATTCTACTGATACGTTTGCTGTCATTCCGTTCGGCACTTCGTGATGCTTACGACAGCGCGCTTCGTACGCTTCCGATGCGGCTACAAGGATGATAGGATCGTCATAGCCGGCAGGTTCTCCATTGATAAGTCTTTGAGTTCTGCTTGCGGGTGAGCCACAAACGGTGCAGACGGCTTGAAGTTTTGTGACGTTTTCTGCGACTGCCATAAGTTGCGGCATCGGGCCGAATGGTTCGCCGCGGAAGTCTTGGTCAAGGCCAGCGATGATGACGCGGAATCCGCGATCCGCTAAATCAATGACGACGTCGACTAATTTATCGTCAAAAAATTGGGCTTCATCTATTGCGATGATATCGTATTCGTCTTTTACGAATTGTTCGATTTGAGTGGAATTCGCGATAGGAGTTGCGATGACGGTTGTACCGTTATGGCTGACAACAGCTTCTTCGCTGTATCGATCATCGATTTCAGGTTTGAATACCGCGATTTTCTGTTTGGCAAATTGCGCGCGGCGCACGCGGCGAATGAGTTCCTCCGATTTTCCTGAGAACATGCTTCCACAGATTACTTCGATCCAGCCGCCTTGCATTGTTACGTACATATTGGTTCCCCTTTCAGTTCTTCGCTCTATGTAAAGTGCTTTTGTTTTGATTGGAATGTCGAATGTTAATCATACAATAAATTTGAATGGAATTGACGTCTTTTATTTCTTGTTGGAATGTGTTATAGAAATTTTTGAGCGTGGGAGTGTGGCTTGCTTGAGCGCGAAGGTGATTTGTTTGAGCGCGATTTGAGAATGTTGAGCGCATGGGTGATTTCTTGAGCGCGATTCGAGAATCTTGAGCGCGAGAGTGACTTGCTTGAGCGCGATTCGAGAATGTTGAGCGCGAGAGTGATTTCTTGAGCGCGATTCGGGAATCTTGAGCGCATGAGCGATTTCTTGAGCGCGATTTGAGCATCTTGAGCGCATGAGCGATTTCTTGAGCGCGATTCGGGAATGTTGAGCGCATGAGCGATTTCTTGAGCGCGATTTGAGAATGTTGAGCGCATGGGTGATTTCTTGAGCGCGAGAGTGATTTCTTGAGCGCGATTTGAGAATCTTGAGCGCATGAGTGATTTCTTGAGCGCGATTCGGGAATCTTGAGCGCATGAGCGATTTCTTGAGCGCGATTTGGGAATCTTGAGCGCATGAGCGATTTCTTGAGCGCGATTCGGGAATCTTGAGCGCATGAGCGATTTCTTGAGCGCGATTCGGGAATCTTGAGCGCGAGAGTGATTTCTTGAGCGCGATTCGAGAATCTTGAGCGCTGGTGTGGCTTTCTAGAGCACGATTTCAATATAAAACCCGGCAGATGTGGATCCGCCGGGTTGGATGAGTCTTATTCTTGTCCTTCTTCTTTGAAGCCGTATTTCTTGTTGAAGCGGTCGATACGTCCGTCCGCTGCAGCGAATTTTTGGCGTCCAGTGTAGAATGGATGGCATTCTGAACATACTTCTACGCGAATGTCCTCTTTTACAGAACCTGTTTCGAATGTGTTACCACATGAACAAGTAACTTTTGCAAGTTTGTAATTTGGATGAATTCCTGCTCTCATCGGTCTCTCTCCTCTCGCCCTGAACCATCTGGAACAGAGTATTATTGTAGGTCTTGCATAAGACTGATGCCTTACACGGTCCGTGTATGTCAACCGCATATGCAGCAGATGTGGTTTAACCACTTAAAGAGTATAACAAATTTATTCTGACATTGCAACAACAATGCAGAAAAACGTTGCTTTACGTTTCAGGCGGACGCTTTCCGCGGGCACGGCTTCAATCAACGGAACTACCGATTACTTAGTGAACGTTATAACAATCCTTTTCCATTTCGGTGGGCTTTCATTTCTTCGTTTAGTTTTTCGAAGAATTCTTCGTTGGATTTGGATTGGCGCAGTTTTTTCAGGAAGCGTTCTGCGAAATCGGATGCGTCGGAAAACGTTTTTCGGATGGCCCATAGTTTTTCGAGCTGGCTGCTTGGGATGAGCAGTTCTTCTTTTCTTGTTCCCGAGCGACGGATGTCGAGTGCTGGGAAGATTCGACGTTCTGCGAGGCTCCGGTCGAGATGGAGTTCCATGTTACCGGTTCCTTTGAATTCTTCGTAGATGACTTCGTCCATTCTTGAGCCCGTGTCGATTAGGGCAGTGGCAAGGATTGTTAGGCTGCCGCCTTCTTCAAGGTTACGTGCTGCGCCGAAGAAGCGTTTCGGGCGGTGGAATGCCGCAGGGTCAATACCACCGGAAAGTGTACGGCCGCTTGGTGGAATGACAAGGTTATATGCACGTGCGAGACGAGTGATTGAATCCATTAGGATGACGACGTCTCGTTTATGTTCGACAAGGCGCATGGCGCGTTCAAGGACGAGTTCGGCGACTTTGACGTGGTTTTCAGGGACTTCGTCGAATGTGGAACTGACGACGTCTGCATCGACGGAACGTTCGATGTCGGTTACTTCCTCTGGTCGTTCGTCGATTAATAGGACGATCAATTCAGTTTCGGGATGGTTCGTCGTGATGGCGTTTGCAATTTCTTTCAACAGCATTGTTTTACCGGCCTTTGGTGGTGCAACGATTAGTCCGCGTTGTCCGAAGCCTACTGGAGAAACGAGGTCCATGATCCGTGTTGATAGTTTCGTTGGTGTTGTTTCGAGACGGATGTGGCGGTCCGGGTATAACGGAGTTAGTGCCGGGAAGTGGACGCGTTCGCGTGCAACTTCAGGGTCTTCGCCGTTGACGGCTTCTACTTGAAGGAGTCCGTAATAGCGTTCGTTTTCTTTTGGTGGTCGTACTTTTCCTGTTACTTTATCGCCATTTCGCAAGTCGAATCGTCTGATTTGGGATGCGGAGATGTAGATGTCTTCGGAACTTGGCGAGTAGTTGATTGGGCGAAGGAAGCCGTAGCCTTCTGATTGGATGATTTCGAGTACGCCTTCCATGAAGAAGAATCCTTCTTGTTCGGCTCTGGATTTAAGGATTGAAAAGATTAGTTCTTTTTTTGTTAGTTTGCTGTAATAGGATATTTTGTATTGTCTTGCAAGCTCGTATAGCTCTTTTAGCGTCATATTTTCTAAACTGCTAATTGTTAGAATCGACATAGTTCATTCAGCACCACTCTTTATTTGATTTTAGTTTTTGAGGTTGTTTTTTCAGGTAGGAAATCAATGAATAGAAGGATGCCCGGCTAGTGCCGGGCTATGAGGCTTACTATTTTTGATTTTATTAATAATAATAAATTAGTCTTGCATGACTAGGTTAGGTTTTTTCTTTAGGCTGTGGCGTCCTTCTACGAAGCGGATTGTGCCGGATTTGGAACGCATGACGAGTGAGTGGGTTTCGCTGAAGCCGCCTTTGAATTGGACTCCGCGTAATAGTTCACCGTCGGTTACGCCTGTTGCTGCGAAGATGGCGTCGTCTCCTTTTACAAGGTCGTCCATGTAGAGTACTTTTGTTACGTCGATGCCCATTTTTTCACAGCGTTCGCGTTCTTCGTCGTTTGAAGGGATAAGTCGTCCTTGGATTTCTCCGCCGAGGCATTTTAGTCCAACAGCGGCGATTACGCCTTCGGGGGCACCGCCGATTCCGAACATAATATCGACGCCTGTGTTGTCGAATGCCGTGTTAATGGCACCTGCCACGTCACCGTCGTCAATAAGTTTGATGCGTGCGCCTGCTGCTCTGATTTCTTCGATTATTTTCGCATGACGTTCACGGTTGAGGACAGTTGCCACAACTTCATCTATCGATTTGTTTTTAGCTTTAGCGACAGCATGGAGGTTTTCTGTTACGGTTGCATCGATGCTGATTTTGCCAACGGCTTCAGGTCCGACTGCAATTTTATCCATGTACATATCAGGTGCGTTTAGAAGGTTTCCTCTGTCAGCGATCGCGATGACTGCAAGTGCATTCCAGCCCCCTGATGCGACGATGTTCGTTCCTTCCACCGGATCGACAGCGACGTCAACTTCAGGTCCTTGGCCAGTTCCAAGCTCCTCACCGATGTAAAGCATTGGTGCTTCGTCCATTTCGCCTTCCCCGATAACAACGACTCCCTGCATTGGAATCGTGTCGAACACAGTGCGCATCGCTTCTGTCGCGGCATCATCCGCTTCGTTTTTCAAACCGCGTCCCATCCAGCGTGCTGCTGAAACTGCCGCCGCCTCTGTTACACGTACTAATTCCATCGATAAACTGCGTTCCATTATGATTGTTCCTCCCGTAATACGCTTTTCAATTGTAAAGCTGTATGATTTCTTACTGCCATTATAACATACCTTGGAAATTACATTTCCCATTATTTCGGTCTACTTGTTATTTTATTCTCGAACCTTCGCTTTTTCAGGCACATTCTCCTTACGGATGTCGGCGCCGATTCCACGAAGTTTTTCAATCAGTGAGCTGTATCCGCGTTCGATATGTTGAATTTCCTGAATTTCGGTCTCGCCTTCCGCCAATAATCCGGCGATGACGAGGGCTGCGCCAGCTCTCAAATCTGAAGCCCGGACAGTCGCGGCTTGCAAAGGTGTAGGTCCTGATAAAATGACCGATTGGCCTTCCACTTTTCCTTCGGCATTCATCCTGCGTAGTTCGTCAATCTGTTTGAATCGTGCGGAATAGATTGTATCCGTTATGACAGATGTGCCGGTCGCTTGTGATAATAGCACTGAGAATGGTTGTTGAAGATCTGTCGGGAATCCCGGATATACAAGGGTTTTTACATCGACTGCATTCAAATTCCTCGTTTTCGGAATGAATATATGCTCTTCCCTTTCTTCGACTTGAACACCCATTTCTCGGAGTTTCGCCGTCAAAGCTTCAACGTGGAAAGGGATTACGTTATCGATCAGAACACCGTCTCCCGCAGCCGCTGCCATGATCATGAATGTCCCCGCCTCGATTCGATCGGGAATGATGGTATGATTCGTTCCGTGAAGTCTATCGACTCCCTCGATTCGGATGACATTTGTGCCGGCGCCTTTAATGTTGGCGCCCATATTTGAAAGTAATGTTGCAACATCTATGATTTCAGGTTCTTTGGCAGCATTTTCGATAATTGTTCGGCCTTTTGCCCGGACAGCAGCAAGCATGATATTGATTGTCGCGCCGACGCTGACGACGTCCAAGTAGATTTTAGCGCCATGTAATTCATCTGCACGAAGGTAGATGGCTCCGTGTTCATTTGTCACTTTTGCACCTAATGCTTCGAAGCCTTTAATATGCTGGTCGATTGGACGAGGTCCTAAATGGCAGCCGCCGGGCAGTCCAATTGCCGCCTTTTTGAATCGGCCTAACATTGCCCCCATCAGATAGTAGGATGCTCTCAACTTTTTGACATTTCCGTTCGGTAGTGGCATTGCAACCATTTCAGATGGATCAATCGTCATTCTTCCTGATGAGAAATCCACTTTTCCACCAATATCTTCAAGAAGCGCTTGCAGTGTTAAGACGTCCGAGATTTCCGGAAGACCTTCAATCGTGACAGGTGAATCCGCCAAGATAGACGCCGGTATTAATGCAACGGCACTGTTCTTCGCTCCGCTCACTTTTATCGTTCCTTGTAAAGGTTTGCCGCCTCTTATTTTATAAACGTCCATTTCAGTCTCCTTTGGCGTTTCACTTGTTCTTTCTTGCTTCCCAATCGTTTAAGAATTGCTGAATGCCTTGGTCTGTCAACGGGTGGTTGAATAATTGTTTGAGTACTTTGAATGGGGTTGTTGCAATATGCGCCCCGGCGAGTGCTGCATCTGTAATATGCTGCGGACCGCGGATTGAGGCTGCGATGATTTGCGTGTCCAGGTCATGGATTGTGAAGATGTCCGCAATTGTGCTGATTAATTGAATTCCTTCTTGACCGATATCGTCAAGTCTTCCAAGGAACGGGGATACGTATGTGGCTCCAGCGCGTGCGGCAAGCAGGGCTTGGTTGGCACTGAAAATGAGGGTCACGTTTGTTTTTATGCCTTCTTGAGCGAAAACGGAGCACGCTTTTAGGCCTTCAGGTGTCATTGGAAGTTTGACTGTGATATTTGGTGCGATTTTTGCGAGTTCGCGACCTTCTTGGATCATTCCTTCTGCATCAAGGGCGATGACTTCTGCGCTGACTGAGCCTGATACGAGGGACGTGATTTCGCGAAGGCGGTCGTGGAATGATATGTTTTCTTTTGCGACTAATGATGGGTTTGTTGTTACGCCTGATAGGATTCCCCAGCTATGTGCTTCTTTGATTTCTTCGAAGTTTGCTGTGTCGATGAAAAATTGCATGGTGTTAGTTCCTCCTTTATGAATGGAAAAGAAGGAGAATGCATCTGGGTGATGATTCTCCTTTTTATCGAAAGTTAATACTGTTGATTTCCGCTTCAGGCGGACGCTTTCCAGGGGGCACGGCTTCAGCCACTTCCCTCGCGCAAGTGCTCGCAACGCTACGCTTTTGCTCGCAAAAGCCGTTCTTCGTTACGGCTTTCGCTCAGTCCAGGGTCTTCAGCTCGTGCTGATCCTCTCAGAGTCGCCGCCTTCCGCTCCAATCAACAAAATCACCTAATACTTCGTAATTATATTTATTAATAATTATGCTCTACCTGAACTTCCGAATTCGCGCATTTTGCCTTTTACGGTGTTTTTGATGGCTTCGCGCATTGGTGCCAAGTATTTGCGTGGGTCGTAGACGTTTGCGTCGTTGTTTAGTGTTTCGCGTACTGCTTTTGTTCCTTCGATTTGGTTCTCGGTGTTGACGTTAATTTTCGCTGTACCGAGGGAGATGGAACGTTGGATGTCTTTTAATGGGATGCCTGTTCCGCCGTGAAGGACGAGTGGTAGGTCGGATTGGCTTGAGATGATTTCCATTTCTTCGAATCCAAGGTTCGGTTCGCCTTTGTATGGTCCGTGGACGGATCCAAGTGCAGGTGCGAGGCAGTCGATGCCTGTTGCGTCGACCAGTTCTTTACATTCTGCAGGGTCTGCGTAGATGACTCCGTCTGCGACTACATCGTCTTCTTGCCCGCCAACGACTCCAAGTTCGGCTTCAACGGATACGTTTCTTGCATGCGCGTACTCGACTACTTGTTTTGTGATTTCAATGTTTTCTGAGAGCGGTTTTGAAGATGCATCGATCATGACTGATGTGAAGCCTGCGTCAATCGCTTCTTTACACTTTTCGAAGCTTGAACCGTGGTCGAGATGGATTGCGACTGGAACAGTGATATTATAATCATGCATCAAGCCTTTTACCATGTTGACAACTGTTGTGAAACCGCCCATATAGCGTGCCGCTCCTTCGGATACACCAAGGATTACGGGTGATTTTTCTTCCTCTGCCGCTTGCAAGATTGCTTGCGTATATTCAAGGTTGTTCAAGTTGAACTGACCGATTGCATATCCTTCTTTTTTACCTTTAATCATCATTTCTTTCATTGAAACAAGTGCCATGTAGTATCCTCCTCCGAGTTGTGGGATGAATTTATTGAATGATACGTTATTTACCTCTTTTATCATAACAAAAACAGACAGTATTTACTACTGTCTGGGTTGTTCATGGACTTGATGCTTTCTGCGGTTGTATGTGGGTTGTTTTCGTATGAAGTGTTTTGAACTGAAGGTCTCGTTTTTATTAGAAGATTACTTCTTGTTTAAGATAACATCCATGACTGCGTCTCGTACTTCGTATATATTAAAAGGTTTTGTAATATATTTTTCAGCTCCGTTATTAAGCGCCTGTTCTGTCAATTCGATTTCCCCATAAGCTGTCATCATGAACACTGGTATGTACGGGCTTTCCTTTTTTATTCGTTTCAGCACTTCAACGCCGTCGATTCCCGGCATTTTCATATCCAATAGGACACAGTCGGGTTTTCTCTCTCTTACGGAACGGAGTGCTTCTGCCCCATTAGAAGCTAATCTTGTTTCCAACCCCTCTTTTCTAAAAACCTCACTTAGTAATAACCGTATTCCCGGCTGGTCGTCCACAATCAGTAAGTTCTTCAATAACGCTCACCCCTTTAAAATGATTGACTCAATTCATACTATTCAACAAACAATGCGGAACTCCTTCTTTCTTTAACAAGTATTTGAAATATATTTTTTCTATATAGATAACTTGGTTTTATTGGGCAGAAAAAATATAATGAAAACGAGGTGGAAAACATGAAAATATTAACGACACAGATCAGCGGGCTGTTGCAGCGTGTTAGCTCGAATAATGAAGAGGCCGTTGAGGAGACAGCCCGATTGTTAGCGCAGGCTACAATTGGAGAGGGACGAGTCATCTTTATGGGCTTTGATGAAATGGCAGCGATGGGAATAAATGCAAAGTTTGGTGCTGAACCGTTCAAAGGGGCCGTTCAATATGTAGAGGGAATGGAAATCCATTCTACCGACCGAGTTTGGATTTTCACTCGTACCGCTTGTGACGAGCGGGCACTTGACATGGCAAGGATGCTTGCAGAGAAATTCATTCCTTTCGCGGTTGTTGCGGGGGAAAAACATGGTGATGATAATGAGTTGGCGGATCTTGCGTATACGTATATGTCGACTGGCGTGGTGAGAGGGATTTTGCCGGGGAATGATGGTGAGAGAATTGTCAAACCTCATTTGATGGCGGCGTTGTTTTTGTATGAGGCTGTGAAGATGGTGTATGATGAGATGATTTTTGAGGATTGATTGGAGAGAGACGGCGGATTTATGCGTGAGTTCGGGGATTTATGCGTGTTTGCCGCGAGTTATGCGTAAGTTTTAGGATTTATGCGTTTTTGGGTGAATTTATGCGTATTTGTAAGGATTTATGCTTCTTTCGGTGGTTTTATGCGTGTTTGATGAATAATAAATAAACAGGTGGAGGGAGTTGGTCCCTTCACCTGTTTTTGGATTATGCTTCTTGGTGTTTGAGTGCTGCGCGAATGAATTCGCGGATTAGCGGTTGTGGGCGTTGTGGGCGTGATGCGAATTCTGGGTGGAATTGAGTTCCCATGAAGAATGGGTGGTCCTTCAACTCGATGATTTCCACGAGATGTCCATCTGGGCTTTCGCCTGCCACGATCATGCCGGCTCTTTCGAATTGTTCGCGATAGATATTGTTGAATTCGTAACGATGGCGGTGGCGTTCGTAGACTAATTCGTCGTTGTACGCTTCTTGCGCTTTCGTTCCTTCCTTCAATTTGCATGGATGTGCGCCAAGACGCATGTCGCCGCTTGGTTGGTCGATATCTGTACGATCTTCGAAGTCGCGGTTGTTTTCGATGATTGCGTTTTCTGTTTCGTTGTCAAATTCTGCCGAGTGAGCGTCTTTTATCCCAAGAACGTCTCGAGCGAATTCGACTGCAGCAAGCTGCATGCCAAGGCCTACTCCGAAGAATGGAACGCCGTTTTCACGTGCATAGCGGACAGCTTCGATTTTGCCATCGATTCCGCGGTCGCCGAAGCCGCCTGGTACGAAGATGCCATCAGCTTCTTTCAATGTTTCAGCGACGTTTTCTGTTGTCACTTCTTCAGAATTGATCCAATCAAATTCGATGTCAGTATCGAATTCATAGCCTGCATGACGGAATGCCTCTACCGCAGAAATGTAGGCATCTTGCAGCTCGACGTATTTGC contains:
- a CDS encoding stage II sporulation protein R, producing MLQDYEINNYTLQSTRRTGKLMLVLEFILVLFVIQSALMLFTGKVEQEESFRFRILANSNTPNDQQLKLAIQQEIEPLIHKAISQSASKTEIVDNLEAIEESIIHIASRIAGGQEVTLERKAALFPPKRSGLFITPQAPYDAYILTIGSGRGDNWWCSLFPRVCFPDKEVETVKEVEEEKVTFFVWEWIKSWFA
- the prmC gene encoding peptide chain release factor N(5)-glutamine methyltransferase, producing the protein MTEKIHEALNKAKSLLESKDLDSHAVHLLMEHVTGKSGATLLADLRESLTPEQKTDFWNKTEQLLKGKPVQHIIGTEQFYGLSIEVNKNVLIPRPETEELVFGVLERCRELFPEDGRVADIGTGSGAIAIAIKKEWPDAFVVATDISEPAIEVAKRNAEHNEVEIEFRLGNMTEPIAQEKWDVVVSNPPYITLEESKEMSRTVLDFEPHTALFADDDGLYFYKKLAKSLPPLMNKPALIAVEIGYLQGKAVSSLFQKSFPKARVSVRKDLNGKDRMIFCEIGE
- the prfA gene encoding peptide chain release factor 1; the encoded protein is MFERLQAVEDRYDRLNELLSDPDIVSDMTKLRTYSKEQSDLQDTVDAYREYKNATTEYNNAKQMLEDPLDDEMKELVKMEIAELSDQIEELEGKLKLLLVPKDPNDDKNVIMEIRGAAGGDEAALFAGNLYRMYSRFAEMNHWKVEVMDSSPTELGGFKEIIFMINGHGAYSKLKFENGAHRVQRVPETESGGRIHTSTSTVAVLPEAEEVEIDIHEKDIRTDTFASSGPGGQSVNTTMSAVRLTHLPTGITVSCQDEKSQIKNKEKAMKVLRARIYDKFMQEAQAEYDEKRKSAVGTGDRSERIRTYNFPQNRVTDHRIGLTIQKLDQIIEGKLDEVIDALILEDQARRLESLDSDD
- a CDS encoding VanW family protein, which codes for MKKWITAFILLFSIGLTGCQKNVTEESPIASAEMPEPKKIYSYTFEREPGNVALIDPNTSEVIHTIAPYEQGYELDKETYKKDIEKLAKTLARGTRENPGYDRRMNLDRLDEQGNVIKGSPLILLDEKELVERIMAASAVGGKVVLPITVTETGYDQADIPHLNEVTIASYTTYFKADPNRNKNIELSAKSINNTIVGSGDHFSFNTVVGPRDEVSGYQPAPEIISGELVMGIGGGVCQTSSTLFNALDQVSLKILERHHHSREIGYVPKGRDATVSYGGLDFRFQNTTDAPILIKAIYGNGALTIELRTAKKYKDRFTPFDLK
- a CDS encoding thymidine kinase, with amino-acid sequence MYVTMQGGWIEVICGSMFSGKSEELIRRVRRAQFAKQKIAVFKPEIDDRYSEEAVVSHNGTTVIATPIANSTQIEQFVKDEYDIIAIDEAQFFDDKLVDVVIDLADRGFRVIIAGLDQDFRGEPFGPMPQLMAVAENVTKLQAVCTVCGSPASRTQRLINGEPAGYDDPIILVAASEAYEARCRKHHEVPNGMTANVSVE
- the rpmE gene encoding 50S ribosomal protein L31, translating into MRAGIHPNYKLAKVTCSCGNTFETGSVKEDIRVEVCSECHPFYTGRQKFAAADGRIDRFNKKYGFKEEGQE
- the rho gene encoding transcription termination factor Rho; translation: MSILTISSLENMTLKELYELARQYKISYYSKLTKKELIFSILKSRAEQEGFFFMEGVLEIIQSEGYGFLRPINYSPSSEDIYISASQIRRFDLRNGDKVTGKVRPPKENERYYGLLQVEAVNGEDPEVARERVHFPALTPLYPDRHIRLETTPTKLSTRIMDLVSPVGFGQRGLIVAPPKAGKTMLLKEIANAITTNHPETELIVLLIDERPEEVTDIERSVDADVVSSTFDEVPENHVKVAELVLERAMRLVEHKRDVVILMDSITRLARAYNLVIPPSGRTLSGGIDPAAFHRPKRFFGAARNLEEGGSLTILATALIDTGSRMDEVIYEEFKGTGNMELHLDRSLAERRIFPALDIRRSGTRKEELLIPSSQLEKLWAIRKTFSDASDFAERFLKKLRQSKSNEEFFEKLNEEMKAHRNGKGLL
- the glpX gene encoding class II fructose-bisphosphatase; translation: MERSLSMELVRVTEAAAVSAARWMGRGLKNEADDAATEAMRTVFDTIPMQGVVVIGEGEMDEAPMLYIGEELGTGQGPEVDVAVDPVEGTNIVASGGWNALAVIAIADRGNLLNAPDMYMDKIAVGPEAVGKISIDATVTENLHAVAKAKNKSIDEVVATVLNRERHAKIIEEIRAAGARIKLIDDGDVAGAINTAFDNTGVDIMFGIGGAPEGVIAAVGLKCLGGEIQGRLIPSNDEERERCEKMGIDVTKVLYMDDLVKGDDAIFAATGVTDGELLRGVQFKGGFSETHSLVMRSKSGTIRFVEGRHSLKKKPNLVMQD